GAGGAACTGGCGGGTGCGCTCTTCCTTGGGGTCGCCGATCACCGCTGCAGGTGGACCCTGCTCCAGAATGATGCCCTGGTCGGTGAACAGCACCTGATCGGAAACCTGTTTGGCGAACTGGATTTCGTGGGTCACGATCACCAGCGTCCAACCGTGGTCGGCCAGGTCCTTGATCACCGACAGCACCTCGCCGACCAATTCGGGGTCCAGTGCCGAGGTGGGCTCGTCGAACAGGACGACCTTCGGTTTGAGCGCCAGCGCGCGGGCAATCCCGACGCGCTGCTGCTGGCCACCGGAGAGCTGGAACGGATACTGGTCGGCCTTGGCCGCCAGCCCGACCTGCTCCAAAAGGGTGACGGCCTCGGCAACGACCTCCTCCTTCGGCCGTCTCTGCACGATCACCGGTCCCTCGATCACGTTCTGCAGAACCGTCTTGTGGGGGAACAGATTATGGCTCTGGAAGACGAAGCCGCTGCGTGATTGGAAGCGCCGCACCTCGGGTTTGGGTGTGGGCGTCGAGAAGTCGATCTCGACGTCGTCGACGCGGATCACCCCGGCGTCGGCCCGGTCCAGGGCATTCAGCGTCCGCAACAGTGTGGTCTTGCCCGAGCCGGAGGGTCCGATGATCGCCGTCGCGGTACCCGTGGCCACCTTGAAGGACACCCCACGCAGAACCTTGTTGTCGCCGAACGCTTTCTCGACGCCGGTCGCCTCGATTGTGTACTCGACGCCTCCGGCGTCGGTTGTATTCTCGGTCATCGCGCCACATGCCTTTCCAATCGATGTTCCAGCCGGGCCTGGCCGAAGGACAGCACCAGGCAGATCACCCAGTAGTAGATGGCCGCGGTGCCGTAGAGCGCGAAGAACTCGAACGTCGGGGCCGCCACGATCTGGGCTTGCCGCAACAGTTCTGTCACAAGGATCGTCGAGGCCAGCGAGGTGTCCTTCACCAGCGATATCAAGGTGTTCGACAGCGGCGGTACCGCCACACGGGCGGCTTGGGGCAGGATGATCCGCCGCAGCGCACCCGTGTAGTTGTAGCCGATGGTTTCGGCCGCCTCCCACTGTCCCTTCGGCACACTCAGGATCGCCGAACGGATGATCTCGGCCGCGTAGCCGCCGACATTGAGGCTGAAGGCGATCACCGCCGCCGGGAACGGGTCGATCTTCACCCCGAATTCGGGCAGTGCGTAGAAGACTATGAACAGCTGCACCAGCAGGGGGGTGCCGCGGATGATCGAGATGTACAGCCGGGCGATGTTGCTCAGCACCATATTCGACGACAACCGGGCCAGTGCCACGCCCAGCGCGATCACCAGGCCGATCGCGAAGCTGATGATGGTCAGCGGGATCGTCATCGTCAGCGCGGCCTTGGCCAGCGGCCACAGGTTGTCAAGGATCAGCTCCCATGCCGAACGCACCTGGGGCTCAGGTTGATCGGTGACCTGTGGCGCTTCCTGTGCTTTACCGGTCGCGTCGGCTTTCAGGTACTTCTGGGAGATCTCGGTGAGCGTGCCGTCGGCGCGGAGCTCGTCGAGTGCCCCGTTGAGCTCGGGCAGCAGTCCACTGTTCTTGCGGGCGGCGAAGCCCTGGTCGCTGGTTTCGCCGGTCTGGGCGGCGATCTTCACCGAGGTATCACCGGTTTCGGCGAGGTAGGCGTAGACGGCCACGCTGTCGTTGACCGTGGCATCCACCCGGCCCTGGTTGAGCAGCGTGATGGCCTGTGCAAAACCCTCAACCGCCTGCACATCGGCGCCGGCATCGCGGGCAACCTGTGCCCAGTTGCTGGTGATCGACTGAGCCGTACTCTTTCCCCGCAGGTCGGCCAGCGAGTTGATCGATTCGTCGTCTGCCCTGGTGACGATCACCCCCTCGCCGACCGTATACGGTTGGGAGAGATCATATTTGGCCTGGCGCTCGGGATTGATGGTCACCTGATTGGCCACCACGTCGAACCGATTGGCTTCCAACGCGGCGAAGATCGAATCCCACGGTGTCTCGACAAACTCGACCGGCACACCCAGTTTGTCGCCGACGGCTCGGGCGACATCCACGTCGTAGCCGGTCAGTTGATTGGTCGCAGGGTCGTGATAGCTGAAGGGGGCGTAGGTTCCTTCGGTGCCGACGCGCAGCACGCCGGCGTCCCGGATGGGGGTCGAGGCCGGTGATCCCGTGGCATCGGCCTTGAGATATCGCTGGGAGATCTCGGTGAGAGTGCCGTCGGCGCGCAGCTCGCCGAGGGCGCGATCCAATTCGGGCAGGTAGCCGCTGTTCTTGCGGGCCGCGAATCCTTGCTCGCTTTTCTCGCCGACGGTGCCGGCGATCTTGACGCTTTTGTCGCCGGTCTCGGCCAGGTAGGCGTAGACGGCGATGCTGTCGTTGATCACGACGTCCACACGACCCTGGTTGAGCAGGGTGATGGCCTGGGTGAAGCCTTCGACGGCCTCGACGTTTGCGCCGGCATCGCGGGCCGCTTGCGACCAGTTACTTGTCGCGTTCTCGGCGGCTGTCTTGCCGCGCACATCGGCAAGGGTCGTGATGGTGTTGTCGTCTGCCCTGGTGACAATCACACCCTCGCCGACGGTATAGGGCTGGGAAAGGTCGTATTTGGCTTGTCGTTCGGGATTGATGGTGACCTGGTTGGCGACGATGTCGAAGCGGTTGGCTTCCAGCGCGGCGAAGATGGAGTCCCACGGTGTCTCGACGAATTCGACCTTCACTCCCAGCTTTTGGCCGACGGCCTTGGCGACGTCGACGTCGTACCCGACGAGCTCACCGGTCTTGGGATCGTGGTAGCTGAACGGTGAGTACACCCCCTCGGTGCCGACACGCAGCACGCCGGCCGCCTGGATGGGGTTCTCGCCTGCATCACGCGAGGAGCCGCAGCCGGCGACACCGGCGATGACGAGTGCGCCGAGAATGAGGGCGAGCAGGACCCGCCGTAGGTTTCCGAACACGGCCGGACGGTAGCAACGCTCTCCCGTCGGGTACAGGGTTTCGCTCACATCGGGCGGTATACCCACGGTGCGCGGGGTAACCCCGCGGGATCGAACTCGGTGAGCATCTCGGGGAGGGTACGGCCGAGGTACCCCAGCGAATCGGCGATGAGGGCCAGCGCACGCTCGACGCCGATCTCGGCGAGGGTCACGGCACCGTCCCGCTTGGCGAGCCGTTTACCCTCGGCGTTGAGCACCAGCGGAACGTGGGCGTAGGTCAGCGATTGGTAGCCGAGCAGTTTGGCCAGATACGCCTGCCGAGGTGCCGAGGACAGCAGATCATCCCCACGTACCACCTGATCGATGCCGCCGGCGGCATCGTCGACGACGACCGCGAGGTTGTAGGCAGTCACGCCATCGCCGCGGCGCAACACGAAATCATCCACCACACCGGTGAACTCGCCGTGCAACAGGTCGGTGACGGTGAACGGGGCGTTGTCGCTGCGCAGTCGCAGCGCCGGCGGACGGGCGTGATCTGGCGGACCCAGACGATCGCGGCAAGTTCCGGGGTAGGCACCCTCGGGTGCGTGCGGCGCGCGGGGCGCGGCCAGGATGTCTTTTCTACTGCAATAGCATTCGTAGACCAGTCCGCGGCGGCGCAGGTCGTCGATCACGGCGTCGTAGCGGTCGGCGTGCGCGCTCTGGAATTCGATCGGTTGATCGGCGGTGACACCGATGGCGGCCAGGTCGGCGAGCTGGCGGGTGGCCACCTCGGTGAATGTCCGATCATCGAGGTCTTCGACCCGTATCAGAAACGTTCGACCGGTGCTGCGGGCGAACAGCCATGCGAGCACCGCAGTGCGCAGGTTGCCGATGTGCAGGTCAGCCGACGGGCTCGGCGCGAACCGGCCCGCGCCGGGTGGGCGGGTCACGCCAGCAATGTAACGCCTGCCCGCGCCTGTTCCACACACGCCGCCCATCGTCGGCCCGGCACCTGTACCGCCGAGGCGGCAGCGAAGGCGCTCGAGATCACCAGATCGGGCTGCACGTGGGCGAGCAATCGCAGGCTGTCCCGCAGCGTATTCGCGTCGCTGAACCCGGGGAAGTATCCGGCTGCCCACGCACCGTCGGCCCCTAGGAAGATGG
This DNA window, taken from Mycolicibacterium neoaurum, encodes the following:
- the gluQRS gene encoding tRNA glutamyl-Q(34) synthetase GluQRS, which encodes MTRPPGAGRFAPSPSADLHIGNLRTAVLAWLFARSTGRTFLIRVEDLDDRTFTEVATRQLADLAAIGVTADQPIEFQSAHADRYDAVIDDLRRRGLVYECYCSRKDILAAPRAPHAPEGAYPGTCRDRLGPPDHARPPALRLRSDNAPFTVTDLLHGEFTGVVDDFVLRRGDGVTAYNLAVVVDDAAGGIDQVVRGDDLLSSAPRQAYLAKLLGYQSLTYAHVPLVLNAEGKRLAKRDGAVTLAEIGVERALALIADSLGYLGRTLPEMLTEFDPAGLPRAPWVYRPM
- a CDS encoding amino acid ABC transporter ATP-binding protein produces the protein MTENTTDAGGVEYTIEATGVEKAFGDNKVLRGVSFKVATGTATAIIGPSGSGKTTLLRTLNALDRADAGVIRVDDVEIDFSTPTPKPEVRRFQSRSGFVFQSHNLFPHKTVLQNVIEGPVIVQRRPKEEVVAEAVTLLEQVGLAAKADQYPFQLSGGQQQRVGIARALALKPKVVLFDEPTSALDPELVGEVLSVIKDLADHGWTLVIVTHEIQFAKQVSDQVLFTDQGIILEQGPPAAVIGDPKEERTRQFLNRILNPL
- a CDS encoding ABC transporter permease subunit (The N-terminal region of this protein, as described by TIGR01726, is a three transmembrane segment that identifies a subfamily of ABC transporter permease subunits, which specificities that include histidine, arginine, glutamine, glutamate, L-cystine (sic), the opines (in Agrobacterium) octopine and nopaline, etc.); this translates as MRDAGVLRVGTEGTYAPFSYHDPATNQLTGYDVDVARAVGDKLGVPVEFVETPWDSIFAALEANRFDVVANQVTINPERQAKYDLSQPYTVGEGVIVTRADDESINSLADLRGKSTAQSITSNWAQVARDAGADVQAVEGFAQAITLLNQGRVDATVNDSVAVYAYLAETGDTSVKIAAQTGETSDQGFAARKNSGLLPELNGALDELRADGTLTEISQKYLKADATGKAQEAPQVTDQPEPQVRSAWELILDNLWPLAKAALTMTIPLTIISFAIGLVIALGVALARLSSNMVLSNIARLYISIIRGTPLLVQLFIVFYALPEFGVKIDPFPAAVIAFSLNVGGYAAEIIRSAILSVPKGQWEAAETIGYNYTGALRRIILPQAARVAVPPLSNTLISLVKDTSLASTILVTELLRQAQIVAAPTFEFFALYGTAAIYYWVICLVLSFGQARLEHRLERHVAR